The sequence CAGTTCCACCATCTCAAACCCCGCCGCCGCCGCCGAGCGGATGTCCGTCTCGAGGTCTGCGGTCATCGTGGTCGCGCCATTGATCGCCAGTCTCATAATCTCTCCTCTTGCTCAAAAGCAAAGCCAGATTTTAGCACGCCGAATGCCGCTGAACATAAGCAGCAACCATGCTCGGCAACCCCAAACATTGCCATTACGTCCAAACATCGGTTAACCTAGGGCTTTGGCCCCTGCCCGCTTTAAATTCCGTAAGAATATTATGAGGTTTGTACTATCTTCACTTGTTTTCGCCCTATTACTTTCGATCGCTTCGCTCGGCCAGTCGTCCGACGCCGCTCTGAGGCGGGCAATCGACGCCGACAACGCTGCAAAGATCGAATCCGGTGGAAAGTTGCCTGTGATGGCCGCCGAGGAGCACCTCTCGCGGGCGGAAACCTACATGGCTAACCGCTTGTTTCCCCAAGCTCGAGAGCATTGGGCGATCGTGCTTGCGACTTATCCGGAACATGCCGGAACGCCGAAGGCTCTCTTCGGCACGGCCCGCTCGTTTATGTGGGAACGCGAGTACCTGAAGGCGGTCGAGTGGTTCGATCGGCTCTTAAAAGATCATTCGATGAGCAAAGAGGGCCGCGATGGCCTCTCCTTCAAAGGGGCAAGCTACGTTCGTGCCGGCAAGAATCTTGAGGCCGCCCGGACCTATGAACAATACACGGTGATGTTCCCGACGGGCGAGCGGATCGAGTCGGCTTATCTCAACATCATTGACGCCTACCGCGAGGCTGGCGAATACGCAAAAGCCGCCGAATGGGTCGAAAAGGCGGTTCGCGAGTTTCCCGGTAAGACCACTGAGGTCAATGCTTTACAGGGTTTGGTCCGAATGGAACTTTATCGCGGGCGATGGAATGAAGCCGCGGCGGCGGCGGATCGAATGCTCGCGGTTCGAACCTTCGCGGGTTCGATGACGTCCGCTGACGAAGCTCGTTTTCTGAAAGCCTATGCCCTCGAAAAGGCCGGGAAGGAAGCCGAAGCTTCGGCCATTTTCTCGTCGCTCCCGCAAACGAGCACCTCCTATTTTGGCGGGCTCGCGGCCGAGCGAAACGTTGCGTCGCCGGTTAGAAAGACGGCAGCCGTTTCGTCGGGGATGTATTCTCAATATCCTTCGCCTTTCCGTGCGCAGGTCTTGAAGCACGCTACAAAGCAGCGGATCGACCCCCGATTTGTCCTTGCAATAATGAAGCAGGAAAGCTCATTCCGCCCAACTGCAAAATCGCCGGCGGGTGCTCGCGGCTTGATTCAACTAGTCTTCGATACGGCAATCAAATATAAGGACGAGGCCGGATATCCGCGACTGCAGCCGGACGATCTTTACGATCCGGAGACTAACGTTGCCATTGGGTCGATCTATATCCGTAAGATCAAGGATGAATTCGGCGGGCTTTACGAGGCCGTTGCGGCAAGCTACAACGCCGGCGAAGACAACGCGGCACGTTGGCTCAACCGGACGAAGCCGAAGGATCCGGGACTATTTGCCGCCGAGGTCGGGTTTGCAGAAACCAAGAATTACGTGTTCAAGGTGATGAACAACTATCGGGTCTATCGCGAACTTTACGACGAAAAGCTGAATCGCCGATAACCTCGTGCGACGACCGAAAATGAAAAATGCCCGGCAATTTGCAAACGGGCATTTTTTCGTTTCTCGATATTGCTGATCTATGGACAGGCCGTCTTGCGCCAGCCGACCGGGCCTTCCATACACTGAAAAAGCTGACCGACGCTGTTGAGTGTGAACGACTCATCCCCCGCACCGTTCGTGCTTAGCTCGAGTCGATACAACTTGCCTAGCACCGATTCATCATCCTCGAGCAGGCGGGAAACAAAAACGACCGTGACGTTCTTCTCCGCGACTTCGCCGAGGCGGTAAACGCTGAAATCGGGTTCGTCGCCGACCTCAATGCTAAGCTCAGTGAGCATTTTCACGGCACATTCTTCAGGGTTCCCAACGCATTCTGCCGGTGCGGTGAGCTCGATGGCGTCCCAGCGTTCCGGCTCGGTCACGAACTTGGAGAATTTCTGTTGTGCCAGAGCGTTTGTCGATAGCAAGGCGATGGTGAATACGAAGAGCGCGAAGAGTGTGAATTTTTTCATTTATTTCCTCCTGTGGTGTTGAAGAGATCTAGGTGATCGGGGGAAACAACCGGGAACGTTTAGCGAAGGATCCGGTCATAAACGGGCAACTCGCGAAGTCAACGGAATCTTACCAGGCTGATTTTTTTGAGTGGTCTCGGCGAGTGTTGCGTGCGAATTGTTGAAGAGTTCGGGTCAGTCAAGCAGGCCAGACTGTGAATCACCTCTAATAATAGTACATTTTGCTGGCTTTTTGCAATATTTTCCCGAGAACGCATCTTAGGCAAGGTTCGCCGGCCGAGTTTTTTTGAAAATTGCGGACAGGAGTCTAAAATATCCGTATGAGTGAATCTGAAAACTTGCCGATGAATTTCGGCGGCATTGATGAGGTCGAACTATCATCGTTCGATCAATCAAGGATACTGATCTGGCCGGTCTCGTACGAGGGCACCGTGTCATTCGGCACCGGAACCGGGCGCGGGGCGATGTCGATCGTCGATGCCTCGCGCAACATGGAGCTCTACGAGGAAGAGACCGATACCGAGCCATTTCGCGTCGGTATCCATACGCTTGATGAGTTCAAGCCCCGGCCGACGCCCGATGAGATGATGGCGGCACTTTACGACGAGGCGAAACGGTTGGTCAGTGCCGACAAGTTCCTCTGCATGATCGGCGGCGAGCATTCCGTCTCCGGCCCCGTCATTAAGGCCCACGCCGAGAAATACCATGACTTCAGCGTTCTTCAGATCGATGCCCACGCCGATCTCCGCGACACCTACGACGGCACGCCGCATTCGCATGCCTCGATAATGGCTCGGGTCGTCAGAGATATGCGGATCCCCTCGGTGCAGGTCGGTATTCGTTCGCTTTCGGCGGAAGAGGCGATCGCGATCGCCGACGGGCTGCCGACAAAGATATTCTGGGCTCGCGACGTCGCAGGCAAGACCGACTGGATAGACGAAGCGGTCGCCGGCCTTTCGGATAATGTGTACCTGACCATCGACATCGACGGGCTCGACCCCTCAATAATGCCGACGACCGGAACACCCGAACCGGGCGGGCTCGGCTGGTACGAAACGCTCGAGCTGATCAAACGCACGGCAGAGAAAAAGAACATCGTCGGGATGGACCTGGTCGAGTATTCGTTCAACGACCTTTTCGACGCCCCCGCGTTCCTGTGTTCGAAGTTGATCTACAAGTCGCTCGCGTATGTTTTTCGGGACTCGCTTTCGCGTGTTGCCGGCGCGTAACGCATCCCGATTGGACGGAATTTTCCGAACCATTAGTGCCACAAGGTCGTATTGATTTGTTACAGTAGAACTTTCGCATCGAAATTTTGACGGATCATCTTGATCGAGTTTAGTGAATTGCGGAGTATTTGAAATGAAAAGGTCACAAGCTTTATTCGCCTTTATATTTGTTTTCTCGCTGTTTATTGCAGGCTGCAATACGGGCCTGCTTTCACCAGCGGAAGTTCCGGCGCCATCTGAACCGGCTGCGCCGCCCGCCCCGGTTGTTATCGACGGCATTCGAACTTCCTACGCGGACATTGTTGAGAAAACTACGCCTGCCGTACTTACGATAGAATCTGAGGTCCGTTCGCAGCCGCAGGCCCGGCAAACTCAAGAGGGTTCGCCGTTCGACGAATTTTTCCGCCAACAACCCGGCCCGCGCAGAAATCAGGGACCGCGAGTGGAGAGAGGTGTCGGCTCGGGCGTCATCGTATCGGCGGACGGAACCGTCCTGACCAATGCCCACGTCGTTGACGAAGCGACGCGGATCACGGCAATTACTTCGGATAATCGACGGTATGAGGCGAAGCTTGTCGGCATAGACAAACCGAGCGACCTCGCCGTCTTGAAGATCGAAGCACAGAACCTTCCCTTTCTTTCGCTCGGAAATTCGGATGCGGTCCGTGTTGGCGATATCGCCCTCGCCATTGGCAATCCGCTCGGTATCGGCCAATCGGTAACGGCCGGCATTATCTCTGCCAAAGGCCGCAGAACGGGGCTTGCCTACGGCGGGAGCGACTCTTTTGAGGATTTTATCCAGACCGATGCACCGATCAACCGCGGCAACTCGGGCGGTGCACTCATTAACCTCGAAGGCCAGCTGATCGGCATCAATTCGCAGATACTATCTTCACGCGACAGCGGTGGCGGCAATATCGGAATCGCATTCTCGATCCCGTCGAACATGGCCAAGAACGTGATGGAGCAACTGCTCGCGAGCGGCAAGGTCCGCCGCGGCCTGCTCGGCGTTAACATTCAAACAGTCACAGGCGACACAGCGAGAGCTCTTGATCTGCCGGACGGCTCAGGCGTACTTGTCAGCAATGTCCGGCCCGGAAGCTCGGCTGAAAAGGCGGGCGTCAAACGTGGCGACATCATCACAGCGGTGAATGGCGAGAAGATCGACGACGGCAACGTGCTCCGAAACAAGATCGCGGGCACGCTTCCGGGCTCGGAGGTCAAGCTGAGCGTCCTTCGCGACGGCAATACAACGGAACTGACTGCGGTGCTTGACGAGTTTGATCCGGAAACCGCAGCGACCAACGCTCCGCCGGCCGGGCCGGGACAGGAAGCTCAACCGGAACGCGGCAGCGGCAAGCTCGGCGTCACGCTTCAGCCGGTAACGCCCGCTCTCGCAAAGCAGTTTGGCTCAGGCACGGAGACCGAGGGGCTTGTCATCATCGAGATCGATCCGAGTGGATCGGCCGCCGAGGCCGGCATCGCAAAGGGTGATATTATACTCGAGGTGAACCGACGTAACGTGAAGTCGGCCGAGGAGGTCGAGGCCGCGTTGCAGCAGTCCGGTGACCGTCCGGTTCTCTTGCTCATCTCAAGGCGAGGGACCGTCACCTACTTGACCGTCCGTCTGAACTAGTCGATCGTAGAAAAAGGATGTGGAATAAGATCTATTTTGGATCCCTTGCGGCCGCGACCGGCCTTACAGCGTTCCTGGCATATTATGCCTGGTCCTGGCTCGGCAGCATCGGCAAACCGGCAGATGCTCTTGCCGGGTTCGAATATTGGCACTTCTTGCTTAGGAACGCTTTGTGGTTCCTCTCGCTCGCTCTTTTGACGCTCGGTACAATTTGCCTGGTCAAGACGAAAAAGGCGTGGAATCTTTGGATCACATTCGGATTCTTTACCACCTTCGCCATCTTTACCTACTTCATTCTCATCTTTTCCGCGAGTTCATTTGAGACGGTTCGCGGCCTTCCTGCACGAAGCTCGTTCACCGCACCGATCATCACCGTGCTGCTCATCGCCGGTTTTGGCGGACTGACCTTTGCAGCTCATTTTGTAACGCTGAGGTTTGTAGAAAGGCTCTATCCTGAAAAGGACCTGGCAGTTGATGATCCCGCTCTTTCGTCAGTTGCCCCGCCGGAACCCGAAACCGAAGAACAAACCAAATAAGAAAAGGCCGGCTCGTCATAAAAACAAGCCGGCCTTGATCTATTGGTCGGGACGGCGAGATTTGAACTCACGACCTCTCGCACCCCAACCAACCTGAGGGGTTATCATAAGCTCTCAAGATCTCTCAAAAGCAATCAAAATCAGCTATATGCTTGTCACTCATAGGTTGTGTGTAGATGTGCGCCGGGAAAAGTGCAACCATCTTGCAACCAACTTACGGAAAATGGTTCTTACTAGAACGTCGCAAAAATGGACCTTGCAGGATAGTGAAGATAACACATTCTGACGGAAAATAAGCAGTAATTTTGCAAGTTGGTGTTTTGTAACATTTTATTGCATGAAATGTCACAACCATATGCATTAGCTCGTCTGGCTCGTTATTAAACCGTTTGAGCTCCACCAATCTGATCGGCCATACCTCGCGGCGACGGGCGGCTTTTGGTAGAGCTTCGCGTTTGGGACGGGTTTTGGGTCCTGATCCGATCTCTTGGACTTCATGGGCGATCCTCAAGCATTCGCGCCGCGAAGCGTCCGCAAAGAACCATCTCCATTTCGCATAAAATGCACGTGGAGATGACCGCCAAAACATTCTACATTTCTGACTCTTCATGCACTTTGAACAGGGAGAAATCCGGAGTTATTCCTGAAAAGGTCAACTCCCTGTAAGTTCTTTTTTTAATGGATTTAGATACAACTCTAGGGGCAGTGACGATTTTCTGATCGACGACGCAACGCTCTCGACCGCCTGCGTTGCCGTGACCGCTATCGTGTGCGGTCGAGTGACGATACCCACCGGTCTCGGTCTCCGAAGCGCTACGCTGACGCTGACCGATCCGCAGGGTGTCAGACGAACGGCCGCGACAAGTTCATTCGTCTTTTACAATTTTGGGAACGTAGTGATGGGGCAGTCCTACACGAACTGCGTTTCCTCAAGACGCTACCGTTTAGTCTCTCTCATCCTGACGATAATCGGAAATCTGAACAACGTCGATTTCGTGGGGCTGGATTGATGAGAGAACCGAGGCTGGAATTGATGGGCAATTCCCGTACGGTGAAGACTAGGCTTGTGCCTGTGCGAGATGATTCAAATCGGTCGCTTCCGGATTGTTAGCGCGGGTCGCAAGATAAACCGTATTGTTCTGACTGAGAAGGCGGTCACCGCTTGTGCACTCGTGTGAAAAAGGCGCATGGGAAACCGCAATCGAAACCAAATTCTCGAAAGCAACATTACATCCCGCCGACGCGAACGCATTTTGGGCACGATAAGCACGAAATGTCGAACACACTCTACGGAATCGGCGAACTGCGAGAAAACTCACAGTTTGCATTATGCTTTTCAGCGCTTTTCAGGACAGGGCAATCTCTTAAAAACAAGAATTCGAGAGAGCGCTGAGCGACGGTTGCCCAACGTTCCTTTGGAACGCTTCTTGCCGTAAGACTGAGCATAGAAAAGTGACTTCACCTGCTTTGGGAGGAGGTTCTTTTCTTCATAACTTGCAAAAAAGGAGCATCTCTTATGCAGTCAGGGCAGATGATCAAGGAGGAAGTCTGGAGCTTCCTGTTCGAAGAGTGTGCCGATCCGGCATCCAACGCGGGAAAATTTCTTTTTGGAGGAAAGGGTTCGGCTCTGGCGAACATGACGAAGCTCGGGTTTCCCGTCCCGCCCGGATTCGTCATCACGACCGAATGCTGCAAAGCCTATCATAGGAACGAAAAGGTGATCCCGGACGGTCTCTGGCCGCAGGTAATGGCGCAGTTGTCCGCGGTAGAGGCAAAACTCGGTAAACGATTTGGTGACGCGGAGAATCCGCTGCTGGTCTCGGTGCGATCGGGATCTGCTTTTTCGATGCCGGGAATGATGGACACAATTCTAAACCTCGGCCTCAATGACGAAACCGTCGCTGCATTAGCCACACAAACCGGCGACGAGCGTTTCGCGTGGGACGCCTATCGCAGGTTTATATCGCTGTTTGCCCAGATCGTTATACGCATACCGCACGAAAAGTTTGAGAAGATCCTTGACCGGTACAAAGCTGATGGGCGACAGGACACGGACATTACGACCGATGAGTTGAAAGAGATCGTCGCGGCCTATAAGCGGATCGTTCTTGTTGAAGGAAGGATGAACTTCCCGGTGGATGTCCAAAAGCAGCTTCGGATGGCGATCGCAGCCGTATTTGATTCCTGGATGGGCAAACGAGCAGTCGATTACCGCCGCGTGCACCGGATATCTGGCGACCTCGGCACCGCAGTCAATGTTCAGGCGATGGTCTTCGGCAATCTCGGCGAAGCCAGCGGAACAGGCGTTTGCTTTACCCGGAACCCTTCGACCGGCGAAAAAGCATTGTATGGCGAGTATCTGCTCAACGCGCAAGGCGAAGACGTCGTCGCGGGAATTCGCACGCCGCTACCGATCTCCGTCTTGGAGGAGCAAATGTCAGAGGTTTACGCTCAACTCCTGGAACTCACCGATCGGCTTGAGCAACATTACCACGACATGCAGGATATCGAGTTTACGATCGAACGTGGCAAGTTGTTCATCCTGCAAACCCGAGCCGGAAAACGAACCGGCGCGGCGTCTGTAAAGATCGCCGTCGGGATGGTGCAGGAAGGATTGATCGATCGAAAAACGGCGCTTCAAAGAGTCTCTCCGGAGCATCTCGACCAGCTTCTTCACCCGACGATCGATCCGTCGGCGAACGAGGAACCGATCGCAACGGGATTGCCCGCCAGCCCGGGTGCGGCGCAGGGAATTGTCGTCCTTGACCCAGACGATGCCGAGGAAATGGTCAAGCAGGGGCATCAGGTGATACTCGTCCGAAGAGAGACAAGTCCTGACGATTTTCACGGCATGGTTGTCGCCGAAGCGATCCTGACTCAGCGTGGTGGCATGACAAGCCACGCGGCCGTGGTCGCTCGCGGGATGGGCAAGCCGTGCGTCGCCGGAGCAACGGACGTCAACGTCAACTATGCACACAACGAGTTCACGGTTGGCGACCTAACAATAACGAGAGGCGAATGGTTAACTGTCGACGGGACTACAGGACATGTCTTTAATGGAAAGGTGCCAACTGTTCAGCCGCAACTTGGCGAAGATTTTGAGATGTTGATGACCTGGGCTGATGAAGTTCGCCGTCTCAAGGTGAGGGCGAATGCCGATACCGGACATGATTCCGAAGTAGCGCGTGGATATGGCGCTCAGGGAACGGGGCTCTGCCGAACCGAACATATGTTTTTCGAAGGCGACCGTTTAGCTGTGATGCGCGAGATGATACTAGCGCCCGGGCTCGGGGAACGCGAAAAGGCTCTTGCGAAGCTCCTGCCATTTCAGAAAAGGGACTTTATTGAGATATTCCGTGTCATGAACGGCCAGCCCGTGACCGTCCGTTTGCTCGATCCGCCGCTTCACGAGTTCTTGCCCGAAAAGCCAGAATTGCTTGAGAAGCTAACCGAGTTGAAATTCAGCGCCCGTTCGGCAAGTCCGAAGGAGATGGACTTTCTGCTGGACGAGATAGCGGAAAAAAGAAAGCTGCTTCGCCGCGTGGAAATCCTTTCAGAGGCAAATCCGATGCTCGGTCTTCGCGGCTGCCGACTCGGGATCGTTTACCCGGAGGTCACGCGAATGCAGGCACGGGCTATCTTCGAAGCGGCGTGCGAAGTTCGTAACGACGGGATCGACGTGCGGGTCGAGGTAATGATACCGCTCATCTCGACCGTCGAGGAGTTTCGCGATCAGGCCGGGTTGGTCCGGGAAGTCGCTGCACAGATCCTGAAGGAGAATGGCGTCGAAATAGAGTTCTTTGTCGGGACCATGATCGAACTTCCAAGAGCCGCTCTCATGGCCGACCAGATAGCGGCCGAGGCCGACTTCTTCTCGTTCGGGACAAACGACCTGACCCAAACCACCCTTGGTTTGAGCCGTGACGATTCGGGCAAATTCCTGCCTAAATATATTGAAGCGAAGATATATCCCGACGATCCTTTCCAGACGCTCGATCAGGAAGGTGTCGGTCAACTCGTCAAGATGGCCGTTGAACGTGGACGCTCTGTAAAGCCGGCGATCAAGCTTGGTATCTGCGGCGAGCACGGCGGCGACCCGCGTTCGATCGAATTCTTTGATTCCATCGGCCTGGACTATGTAAGCTGCTCGCCGTTTCGCATCCCGATCGCAAGGCTGGCTGCGGCCCAAGCAGCATTGAACAGATCTGATATGAAATAGGGAAATCGTATGTCAATCTCCGTTAACGATCTTACCTTAAAGACCGATCTCTCGGATCACGCCGTGGGGACCGGGCCGGTTAGGGCTCAGCGTCCCCGGTACGTCGATTTTCTTCCCCCTTGTAACAATGCGTGTCCCGCCGGCGAAGACGTCCAGTCGTGGCTTGCGTTTGCCCAGGAGGGCGAGTACCGCAAAGCGTGGGACAAGTTGACCGAAGAAAATCCGATGCCCGCGATCCACGGGCGGGTTTGTTATCACCCCTGCGAAACCTTCTGCAATCGGGGTTCGGTCGACAGCTCGGTAAGCATTCACGCGGTCGAACGCTTCCTGGGGGACCTTGCCGTGACCAATGACTGGCACTTCCCAGTTCCCCCAAAGCAGAGCGGGCGTCGCGTGCTTGTCATCGGAGCAGGGCCAAGTGGGTTGTCGGCTGCGTATCACCTTGCCCGACTCGGCCACGACGTCGAGATCATCGAGGCCGGGCCGGTTGCCGGTGGAATGATGCATTTCGGCATACCAGCGTATCGCTTGCCCCGAAACATCCTGCGTGCAGAGATCGGGCGGATCGAGCAGATGGGCGTCCGGATAACGCTAAATCACAAAGTAACGGACATTCTCGCAGAGAAGTCAGCCGGGAATTTTGACGCCGTTTTCATTGCGATCGGAGCTCATATAGGTAAAAAAACCCACATACCGGCACGGGACGCGAGCAAGATACTCGACGCCGTGACGTTCCTTCGGGATGTGGAACTCGGCAACGCCCCGAACCTGGGCCGCCGGGTGGCTATTTATGGTGGAGGAAACACGGCAATGGATGCGGCCCGTACGGCAAA comes from Acidobacteriota bacterium and encodes:
- a CDS encoding transglycosylase SLT domain-containing protein, whose protein sequence is MRFVLSSLVFALLLSIASLGQSSDAALRRAIDADNAAKIESGGKLPVMAAEEHLSRAETYMANRLFPQAREHWAIVLATYPEHAGTPKALFGTARSFMWEREYLKAVEWFDRLLKDHSMSKEGRDGLSFKGASYVRAGKNLEAARTYEQYTVMFPTGERIESAYLNIIDAYREAGEYAKAAEWVEKAVREFPGKTTEVNALQGLVRMELYRGRWNEAAAAADRMLAVRTFAGSMTSADEARFLKAYALEKAGKEAEASAIFSSLPQTSTSYFGGLAAERNVASPVRKTAAVSSGMYSQYPSPFRAQVLKHATKQRIDPRFVLAIMKQESSFRPTAKSPAGARGLIQLVFDTAIKYKDEAGYPRLQPDDLYDPETNVAIGSIYIRKIKDEFGGLYEAVAASYNAGEDNAARWLNRTKPKDPGLFAAEVGFAETKNYVFKVMNNYRVYRELYDEKLNRR
- the speB gene encoding agmatinase, whose amino-acid sequence is MSESENLPMNFGGIDEVELSSFDQSRILIWPVSYEGTVSFGTGTGRGAMSIVDASRNMELYEEETDTEPFRVGIHTLDEFKPRPTPDEMMAALYDEAKRLVSADKFLCMIGGEHSVSGPVIKAHAEKYHDFSVLQIDAHADLRDTYDGTPHSHASIMARVVRDMRIPSVQVGIRSLSAEEAIAIADGLPTKIFWARDVAGKTDWIDEAVAGLSDNVYLTIDIDGLDPSIMPTTGTPEPGGLGWYETLELIKRTAEKKNIVGMDLVEYSFNDLFDAPAFLCSKLIYKSLAYVFRDSLSRVAGA
- a CDS encoding Do family serine endopeptidase gives rise to the protein MKRSQALFAFIFVFSLFIAGCNTGLLSPAEVPAPSEPAAPPAPVVIDGIRTSYADIVEKTTPAVLTIESEVRSQPQARQTQEGSPFDEFFRQQPGPRRNQGPRVERGVGSGVIVSADGTVLTNAHVVDEATRITAITSDNRRYEAKLVGIDKPSDLAVLKIEAQNLPFLSLGNSDAVRVGDIALAIGNPLGIGQSVTAGIISAKGRRTGLAYGGSDSFEDFIQTDAPINRGNSGGALINLEGQLIGINSQILSSRDSGGGNIGIAFSIPSNMAKNVMEQLLASGKVRRGLLGVNIQTVTGDTARALDLPDGSGVLVSNVRPGSSAEKAGVKRGDIITAVNGEKIDDGNVLRNKIAGTLPGSEVKLSVLRDGNTTELTAVLDEFDPETAATNAPPAGPGQEAQPERGSGKLGVTLQPVTPALAKQFGSGTETEGLVIIEIDPSGSAAEAGIAKGDIILEVNRRNVKSAEEVEAALQQSGDRPVLLLISRRGTVTYLTVRLN
- a CDS encoding pyruvate, phosphate dikinase, whose translation is MIKEEVWSFLFEECADPASNAGKFLFGGKGSALANMTKLGFPVPPGFVITTECCKAYHRNEKVIPDGLWPQVMAQLSAVEAKLGKRFGDAENPLLVSVRSGSAFSMPGMMDTILNLGLNDETVAALATQTGDERFAWDAYRRFISLFAQIVIRIPHEKFEKILDRYKADGRQDTDITTDELKEIVAAYKRIVLVEGRMNFPVDVQKQLRMAIAAVFDSWMGKRAVDYRRVHRISGDLGTAVNVQAMVFGNLGEASGTGVCFTRNPSTGEKALYGEYLLNAQGEDVVAGIRTPLPISVLEEQMSEVYAQLLELTDRLEQHYHDMQDIEFTIERGKLFILQTRAGKRTGAASVKIAVGMVQEGLIDRKTALQRVSPEHLDQLLHPTIDPSANEEPIATGLPASPGAAQGIVVLDPDDAEEMVKQGHQVILVRRETSPDDFHGMVVAEAILTQRGGMTSHAAVVARGMGKPCVAGATDVNVNYAHNEFTVGDLTITRGEWLTVDGTTGHVFNGKVPTVQPQLGEDFEMLMTWADEVRRLKVRANADTGHDSEVARGYGAQGTGLCRTEHMFFEGDRLAVMREMILAPGLGEREKALAKLLPFQKRDFIEIFRVMNGQPVTVRLLDPPLHEFLPEKPELLEKLTELKFSARSASPKEMDFLLDEIAEKRKLLRRVEILSEANPMLGLRGCRLGIVYPEVTRMQARAIFEAACEVRNDGIDVRVEVMIPLISTVEEFRDQAGLVREVAAQILKENGVEIEFFVGTMIELPRAALMADQIAAEADFFSFGTNDLTQTTLGLSRDDSGKFLPKYIEAKIYPDDPFQTLDQEGVGQLVKMAVERGRSVKPAIKLGICGEHGGDPRSIEFFDSIGLDYVSCSPFRIPIARLAAAQAALNRSDMK
- a CDS encoding NAD(P)-binding protein, which codes for MSISVNDLTLKTDLSDHAVGTGPVRAQRPRYVDFLPPCNNACPAGEDVQSWLAFAQEGEYRKAWDKLTEENPMPAIHGRVCYHPCETFCNRGSVDSSVSIHAVERFLGDLAVTNDWHFPVPPKQSGRRVLVIGAGPSGLSAAYHLARLGHDVEIIEAGPVAGGMMHFGIPAYRLPRNILRAEIGRIEQMGVRITLNHKVTDILAEKSAGNFDAVFIAIGAHIGKKTHIPARDASKILDAVTFLRDVELGNAPNLGRRVAIYGGGNTAMDAARTAKRLGAEEALIIYRRDRDHMPAHDFEADEALTEGIKIHWLRTIKDLDETTMTVERMEVREGQPVPTGEFETLEADSVILALGQSTETDFLKGIERIQFDADGTVIVDQRMMTGFPGIFAGGDMVPSERTVTVATGHGKKAARNIDAWLSGRTYEKAESNPLVTIEQLHVWYRTQAEARQEGHVEPAVAVTGFEEIVGGLNEEEAKYEAQRCYSCGNCFECDGCFGACPEGAIIKLGKGNRYKFNFNLCTGCGVCYEQCPCHAIDMVAESAVVAGV